The Aureimonas populi genome includes the window ATGTCGAGGGCGCCGACATGGTCGGGATGGCCGTGGCTGACGAGGATGGCATCGACCGGTCCGACGCCGGAAAGGTCCGGCCGGCGCGCATCGTCGGGGCCCTCCCCGAGGTCCAGCAGGAAGCGGCGGCCCTCGATCTCGGCCAGGAAGGCGGCCGGCCCCTTGCGGTCGAAGCCGGAAAGCGCGGTCAGGCGGTTCATCAGGCGGCCCTCAGCACCCAGCCGCCCGTGGCGGCGAGCGAGACGGCTTCGCCCCGGCGCCGCGCCGAGGCGCTGCGCACGGTCACGCGCGAGCGGTGCGGCCCGTCCTCGATGACGACGGTCAGGAGATGGTCGCCGCCCTCGAAGCGTGCGTCCTCCACATGGCCGTGAAGCCGTGGGCCGGGCCCGCCCTCCTGGGCGAGGGCAAGGTCACGCGGGCGAAGGCAGAGCAGGCCCTGGCCGGACGGCGCGTCTCCCGGAAGGTCGAAGACCTGCTCCTGGAGCCGGATACGGCACAGGCCCTCGGCCGGGCGCTCGGGCGCGACGGCCACCGGCACGGTGCGTCCGCCCGCGATGAAGCGGGCCACCATCGCGCAGGCGGGCTTGCGAAACAGCGTCTGGGCGTCCGCGACCTGCTGGAGCCGCCCCGCATCCATCACCGCCACCAGATCGGCCAGCGCCATGGCCTCGGCCTGGTCGTGCGTGACGAAGACGAAGGTGGTCTTCGCCTCGCGATGGATGCGGCGGAACTCGGCCTGCATCTGCTCGCGCAGATGGGCGTCGAGATTGGCCAGCGGCTCGTCCAGAAGGATGACGGAGGGACGCACGGCAAGGCTGCGCGCCAGCGCCACGCGCTGGCGCTGGCCGCCGGAAAGCTCGTGCGGGCGCCGCCGGGCATGGCCGGCGAGGCCCACCAGCTCGAGCGCGTCCCGAACGCGCGCGCGCCGCTCTGCCGCCGGCAGGCGCCGCACGCGCAGGCCGAACTCGACATTGGCGAAGACGTCCATATGCGGCCAGAGCGCATAGGACTGGAAGACCATGCCGATCCCGCGATCCTCCGGCTCCACGAAGAGCCCGTCCCCGGCCACGAGCCGCCCGCCGATGCCGATCACCCCGCTATCCGGCCGTTCCAGGCCGGCGATCAGGCGGAGCGCGGTCGTCTTGCCGCAGCCGGACGGCCCGAGCAGCGCCAGAAAGCACCCGGCGGGAACATGCAGGTTCAACCCGTCCACCGCCGCCGCTCCCGTTCCGAAGCGGCGCGTCACATCGCCAAGCTCGATCTGCGCCATGAACTGCAGGCCCTCGTTCCGGGGAAGATGCGAAGGGCGGTAACGAAGATCTGCGACAGGGCGATGACAGGGCCCGCGATCCTTCCGGCGAAGATTGCCAAGGGCGAGCAGCGGGCGAGATCCCCGGAGACCATGCGCCGAGGGCTTCGACCAGCCCGAGATCATGCTCCGGCACGTAGGCGCGAAAATCCCGGCTTCGACCCGACCTGCGGCGCCGGGCGCACGGCCCGCCACCCCCTGCCGGCCCGCACGTCGGCGGACGGGGCGGCCTGCCCTGCCGGGATCAGGCGGCCGGGGGCAAGTGCGGGGGAGGGGGCGCCTCCCCCGCGTCCAGCCGTAAATACATGAACTCAAGGTCGAGCCAGCGGCCGAACTTGGTTCCGACCTCCTCGAGCCGCCCGGCGCGCTCAAATCCCAGCCTCTCGTGCAGGCCGATCGAAGCCGCGTTCCCGGCCTCGATTCCCGCCACCATCACATGCTTGCCGCACAGGCGCGCGCGCTCGATGAGCGCGACCATCAGGCTCTTCCCGATGCCCCGGCCCCGGGCATCGCTGCGGACATAGACGGAATGCTCCACCGTGTGCCGGTATCCGTCGAAGGCCCGCCAGTCGCCGAAGGAGGCGTAGCCGCACACGCAGCCGGTCTCGTCCAGGCAAACCAGCACCGGATAGCCGCTGGCCTGCCGCGCGGCGAGCCATTTTGCCCTGTCGGCGGCATCGACCGGCGTCTCGTTCCAGATCGCGGTCGTGTTGGCCACGGCGTCGTTGTAGATGCCCATGATCCCCTCCGCATCACCGGCATGGGCATCGCGCAGCTCCATCATGGTCCTTTCCACCATCGTGGTATGATATGATAATATATTATAACGAGAGATGGAGCTGTCAATCGAATGCCGCAGAGGCGGGCGGGGCTCGCCTCGCGGCCTGAACGGGATGGGTCAGGGGATGCTGTCGCTGCCGTGCACCTGGAATGCGGGACGCTCCTTGAGGCGCGCGTAATAGGCGTCGAGGGCCGGGGAGGACGGGCGCGGGATCGGGCTCATGCGCCAGCGGTGAACCGAAAGGCCCAGCACGATGTCGGCGAGGGTGAAGGCGCTTCCGGCGGCGTAGGCGCCCGTCGCCGTCAACTGCCCCTCGAGGATGCCCATCGCCCTGTTCCATTCCTCGATGCTCTGCTCGATCATCCGCGCGTCCTGAAACCGCGGGTTCAGGCGCACGAGGCCGAGAAAGGCATGGCGCCAGGCCACGTTCAGGTCCGAGGCCTGCCAGTCCATCCACTGCTCGACGAGGGCACGGTCCCGGCCGCCCGGCGGGAGGAGGTCGGCGCGGCCGTGCCGGCCGGCGAGATAGCGGCAGATGGCGTTGGACTCCCAGAGGACGCCCTCCTCGTCCTGGATGACGGGAACCTGGCCGTTGGGGTTGAGGGCGAGGAAGTCGGGCGTGCCGGTAGGCCGGTAGCCGTTTCCCCAATCCTCGCGATCATAGGCGAGGCCGATCTCGTCGCATGTCCACAGAACCTTTCGGACATTGATCGAGGACATCCGTCCCAGAATGCGCAGCATCGTTTCGCTTCCCCTTCCGGCGATCGTTCACCATAGTGGCACGATGGACGATCATGACGACATCGACAAGCGCATCGGGGCCCGCATCAGGATCGAGCGGGAGAGCCGGGGCTGGTCGCTTGCGGAACTGGCCCGCAGGGCGTCGGTCTCCCGCGCCATGATCCACAAGGTGGAGCACGGGCAGAGCAGCCCGACGGCCAACCTGCTCGGCAAGCTGTCGGGCGCGTTCGGGCTGAGCATGTCGCGGCTCATGGCGCGGGCCGAGCTTCCCCACGGCCGCCTGCTTCGCAAGGCGGACCAGCCTGCATGGACCGATCCCGAGACGGGCTACGAGCGCCGCCACGTCTCGCCCAGCTCGGACATGCCGCTGGACCTCGTGAATGTCGTCCTGCCGGCGCAACGGCATGTGTCCATGCCGGCCTCGGCCTATATCTTCCTCCGCCAGCTCGTCTGGGTGCTGGAAGGGGAGCTCGTCTTCCTGGAAGGCACGGTCCGGCACGAGCTGCGGGCGGGCGATTGCCTCGAACTCGGCGCGCCGGCCGATTGCGAGTTCCGAAACGAGACGACCGCCCCCTGCCGCTACGCCGTCGTCGTTCTACGCAACCCCTGAACCCGCGCCACCGCCAGCGTTCGACGGGCGATGGCGACGGTGCGGGCAGGTCTGATCCAGACGTTTCTTGCCCGTCATGCCTCGATCAGGGTTCGGGATGCGTGGGGGTGCTCATGCTCCACATCGCATCGAACATGGCAGCCTGGAACACTGCGAACTCCGCGCTGTCGATGA containing:
- a CDS encoding glutathione S-transferase family protein, yielding MLRILGRMSSINVRKVLWTCDEIGLAYDREDWGNGYRPTGTPDFLALNPNGQVPVIQDEEGVLWESNAICRYLAGRHGRADLLPPGGRDRALVEQWMDWQASDLNVAWRHAFLGLVRLNPRFQDARMIEQSIEEWNRAMGILEGQLTATGAYAAGSAFTLADIVLGLSVHRWRMSPIPRPSSPALDAYYARLKERPAFQVHGSDSIP
- a CDS encoding ABC transporter ATP-binding protein, producing the protein MAQIELGDVTRRFGTGAAAVDGLNLHVPAGCFLALLGPSGCGKTTALRLIAGLERPDSGVIGIGGRLVAGDGLFVEPEDRGIGMVFQSYALWPHMDVFANVEFGLRVRRLPAAERRARVRDALELVGLAGHARRRPHELSGGQRQRVALARSLAVRPSVILLDEPLANLDAHLREQMQAEFRRIHREAKTTFVFVTHDQAEAMALADLVAVMDAGRLQQVADAQTLFRKPACAMVARFIAGGRTVPVAVAPERPAEGLCRIRLQEQVFDLPGDAPSGQGLLCLRPRDLALAQEGGPGPRLHGHVEDARFEGGDHLLTVVIEDGPHRSRVTVRSASARRRGEAVSLAATGGWVLRAA
- a CDS encoding GNAT family N-acetyltransferase — protein: MELRDAHAGDAEGIMGIYNDAVANTTAIWNETPVDAADRAKWLAARQASGYPVLVCLDETGCVCGYASFGDWRAFDGYRHTVEHSVYVRSDARGRGIGKSLMVALIERARLCGKHVMVAGIEAGNAASIGLHERLGFERAGRLEEVGTKFGRWLDLEFMYLRLDAGEAPPPPHLPPAA
- a CDS encoding helix-turn-helix domain-containing protein — its product is MDDHDDIDKRIGARIRIERESRGWSLAELARRASVSRAMIHKVEHGQSSPTANLLGKLSGAFGLSMSRLMARAELPHGRLLRKADQPAWTDPETGYERRHVSPSSDMPLDLVNVVLPAQRHVSMPASAYIFLRQLVWVLEGELVFLEGTVRHELRAGDCLELGAPADCEFRNETTAPCRYAVVVLRNP